The following proteins come from a genomic window of Flavobacteriaceae bacterium MAR_2010_188:
- a CDS encoding ketol-acid reductoisomerase — translation MGNYFNTLTLREKLDQLAKCRFMESSEFEDGVKALEGKKIVIIGCGAQGLNQGLNMRDSGLDISYALRAEAIKEQRQSYKNATKNHFEVGTYEDLIPTADVVLNLTPDKQHSHVIDAVMPLMKKGATLTYSHGFNIVEEGKNIREDITVIMVAPKCPGTEVREEYLRGFGVPTLIAVHPSNDPEGKGFEQAKAYAAATGGHKAGVLDSSFVAEVKSDLMGEQTILCGVLQTASILLFDKMIAQGVDKNYAAKLIQYGWETITEALKHGGITNMMDRLDNSSKIKAYELSEELKEIMKPLFQKHMDDIISGHFSETMMKDWAADDKDLLNWRAQTGETAFEKTDATSEHISEQEYFDHGVIMVAFVRAGVELAFETMVESGIVEESAYYESLHELPLIANTVARKKLFEMNRIISDTAEYGCYLFDHACKPLLKDFMKNIDTEVIGESFKSDEPIDNLELIEVNDAIRNHPIEKIGKKLRSAMTAMKVIKSGVEKNEVYA, via the coding sequence ATGGGGAATTATTTTAACACATTGACTTTAAGAGAAAAATTGGATCAACTTGCAAAATGCAGGTTCATGGAATCTTCGGAATTTGAAGATGGCGTTAAGGCTTTGGAAGGAAAGAAAATTGTAATTATCGGATGTGGAGCTCAAGGGTTAAACCAAGGTTTGAATATGCGCGATTCTGGTCTCGATATTTCTTATGCGCTTAGGGCAGAAGCAATCAAAGAACAAAGACAATCATATAAAAATGCGACGAAAAACCATTTTGAAGTTGGGACTTACGAAGACCTGATACCAACTGCAGATGTGGTTTTAAATCTTACACCAGACAAACAGCATTCTCACGTTATCGATGCAGTAATGCCATTAATGAAAAAAGGTGCAACATTAACTTATTCGCATGGTTTTAACATCGTAGAAGAAGGAAAAAATATCCGAGAAGATATTACGGTAATCATGGTCGCTCCTAAGTGCCCGGGTACCGAGGTGCGTGAAGAATATTTAAGAGGATTTGGTGTGCCGACCCTAATCGCGGTACATCCCAGCAATGACCCCGAAGGTAAAGGTTTTGAACAAGCTAAAGCTTATGCGGCCGCTACAGGTGGCCATAAGGCAGGCGTTTTAGATTCTTCATTTGTTGCTGAAGTCAAAAGTGATTTAATGGGAGAACAGACCATCTTGTGTGGTGTGCTTCAAACGGCGTCAATTCTATTGTTCGATAAGATGATTGCTCAAGGCGTGGATAAAAATTATGCTGCCAAGTTGATTCAATACGGATGGGAAACTATTACCGAAGCACTGAAGCACGGTGGTATTACCAATATGATGGATCGTTTGGATAATTCATCTAAAATTAAAGCTTACGAGCTTTCCGAAGAATTAAAGGAAATTATGAAGCCATTGTTCCAGAAACATATGGACGATATTATCTCTGGCCATTTTTCTGAAACCATGATGAAAGATTGGGCTGCAGACGATAAAGACCTTCTTAATTGGAGAGCTCAAACGGGCGAAACTGCTTTTGAAAAAACCGATGCAACTTCAGAACATATTTCTGAACAAGAATATTTTGATCATGGTGTAATCATGGTGGCATTTGTTAGAGCAGGAGTAGAACTAGCTTTCGAAACTATGGTAGAATCCGGAATCGTTGAAGAATCTGCTTATTACGAATCGTTGCACGAGTTACCGTTAATCGCAAACACTGTCGCAAGGAAAAAATTATTTGAGATGAATAGAATTATTTCAGATACCGCAGAGTATGGTTGTTATTTATTTGACCATGCTTGTAAGCCTTTGCTTAAGGATTTTATGAAAAACATAGATACTGAAGTTATTGGTGAAAGCTTCAAATCTGATGAACCAATCGATAATTTAGAACTTATCGAAGTTAATGACGCAATTAGAAACCATCCTATCGAAAAAATAGGTAAAAAATTAAGGTCTGCCATGACCGCGATGAAAGTTATAAAATCTGGAGTTGAAAAAAATGAGGTCTACGCTTAA
- a CDS encoding acetolactate synthase, small subunit, giving the protein MKEEIKSYTVSIYTENNIGLLNRISAIFQRRHINIESLNTSVSEIEGVSRFTILVNMSEEQIKKIIGQIEKQVEVIKAYYHTDEQTIYQESCMFKIKSNLLFEEPQIQNIIKDSNARIVTVNKEFFVLEKSGRRSEIDMLHRDLSVFGIMQFVRSGRIAVTKDEMKVTEMLKAFYN; this is encoded by the coding sequence ATGAAAGAAGAAATTAAATCATATACTGTTTCAATATATACCGAAAATAACATCGGATTGTTGAACCGGATTTCTGCGATATTTCAACGTAGACATATCAATATTGAAAGTTTAAACACCTCGGTTTCAGAAATTGAAGGTGTTTCTAGATTTACCATTTTGGTAAACATGAGCGAAGAACAAATCAAAAAGATTATCGGTCAGATCGAGAAACAGGTAGAAGTTATAAAAGCCTACTATCACACCGACGAACAGACCATTTACCAAGAATCGTGTATGTTCAAGATTAAATCGAATTTATTGTTCGAAGAACCACAGATTCAAAATATAATTAAAGACAGCAACGCAAGGATTGTAACCGTAAACAAGGAATTTTTCGTACTCGAGAAATCTGGCAGACGTTCAGAAATTGATATGTTACATAGAGATTTAAGCGTTTTCGGAATTATGCAATTTGTACGTTCAGGAAGAATTGCAGTCACTAAAGATGAAATGAAAGTAACAGAAATGCTGAAAGCATTTTATAATTAA
- a CDS encoding acetolactate synthase, large subunit, with the protein MRTQTLKKEKNSTEQTMRITGSEAVIRCLLAEGVDILYGYPGGAIMPVYDELYKFRDQLHHVLTRHEQGATHAAQGYARISGKVGVAIATSGPGATNLITGIADAQIDSTPMVCITGQVSSHLLGSDAFQETDIVGISTPVTKWNHQITKASQIPEVFAKAFYIAKSGRPGPVLIDITKDAQFEEFDFQYQKCTGIRSYKPYHALDYEKLRDAARLINEAKKPFIVWGQGVILGQAENEFKNFVEKTGIPAAWTILGASALPTGHPLNVGMVGMHGNYAPNVLTNDCDVLIAIGMRFDDRVTGSLNTYAKQAKIIHLEIDPAEVDKNVKTDVALIGDAKDSLTVLTKYVDKKEHKDWRQRFTELYDIEFKKVISEDLYPTKEGLTMGEVLKEINNQTRGDAAIVSDVGQHQMIACRYAEFNKTRSNITSGGLGTMGFALPAAIGAKMAAPEREVVAIIGDGGYQMTIQELATIFQTKAAVKIVVLNNEFLGMVRQWQQLFFDKRYASTEMVNPDFVMIAKGYHIEAEKVTKREELTAAVKRMIDSKDSYFLEVCVEKEDNVFPMVPSGASVSDIRLE; encoded by the coding sequence ATGCGGACACAGACGTTAAAAAAAGAGAAAAATAGTACCGAGCAGACTATGAGGATTACAGGGAGTGAAGCTGTTATCCGTTGTTTGCTTGCCGAAGGAGTAGATATACTTTATGGTTATCCAGGAGGAGCAATTATGCCAGTCTACGATGAGCTATATAAATTTAGAGATCAATTGCACCACGTTTTAACAAGGCATGAGCAAGGTGCTACGCATGCAGCTCAAGGTTATGCTAGGATTTCTGGAAAAGTCGGTGTGGCAATTGCAACATCTGGTCCCGGAGCTACTAATTTAATTACTGGTATCGCCGATGCCCAAATAGATTCAACCCCAATGGTTTGTATAACCGGGCAGGTATCTTCACACCTTTTAGGAAGTGATGCATTTCAGGAAACCGATATTGTAGGTATTTCTACGCCAGTAACGAAATGGAATCATCAAATAACTAAAGCGTCCCAAATACCAGAAGTCTTTGCCAAGGCCTTTTACATCGCAAAAAGTGGAAGACCAGGTCCGGTTTTAATAGACATTACCAAGGATGCTCAATTTGAAGAATTCGACTTTCAATATCAAAAATGTACTGGTATTAGAAGCTATAAGCCATATCACGCTCTAGATTATGAAAAATTAAGGGATGCTGCAAGACTTATAAATGAAGCCAAGAAACCATTTATTGTTTGGGGACAAGGTGTAATCCTAGGTCAAGCAGAAAACGAGTTTAAGAATTTTGTTGAAAAAACTGGTATACCAGCCGCATGGACCATTTTAGGTGCATCGGCATTGCCTACAGGTCATCCCTTAAATGTAGGGATGGTTGGTATGCACGGTAATTATGCCCCAAATGTTTTAACCAATGATTGCGATGTGCTTATTGCAATCGGGATGCGTTTTGACGACCGAGTAACTGGTAGTTTAAATACCTATGCAAAACAGGCTAAAATCATTCATCTAGAAATTGATCCTGCTGAGGTCGATAAAAATGTGAAGACTGATGTCGCCTTAATCGGAGATGCTAAGGATTCGCTAACCGTGTTGACCAAATATGTAGACAAAAAGGAGCATAAAGACTGGAGACAGAGATTTACAGAACTATACGATATCGAATTCAAAAAAGTTATTAGTGAAGATTTGTACCCTACCAAGGAAGGATTGACGATGGGTGAGGTTTTAAAAGAAATAAACAATCAAACTAGAGGTGACGCGGCCATCGTTTCAGATGTTGGGCAACACCAAATGATCGCTTGTCGATATGCAGAATTCAATAAAACTAGAAGTAATATAACCTCTGGTGGACTTGGCACAATGGGCTTTGCTCTTCCGGCTGCAATTGGTGCAAAAATGGCGGCTCCAGAAAGGGAAGTCGTCGCAATAATTGGGGATGGTGGTTACCAAATGACCATCCAAGAATTAGCCACTATTTTTCAAACTAAAGCAGCAGTGAAAATTGTAGTGCTTAATAATGAGTTTTTAGGAATGGTACGACAATGGCAGCAATTATTTTTTGATAAGCGCTATGCTTCCACAGAGATGGTAAATCCAGATTTTGTAATGATTGCAAAAGGATATCATATCGAAGCTGAAAAAGTGACCAAGAGGGAAGAATTGACCGCTGCGGTTAAACGTATGATCGACTCTAAAGATTCCTATTTCTTGGAAGTCTGTGTGGAGAAAGAAGATAACGTTTTCCCGATGGTGCCTAGTGGTGCGAGTGTCTCTGATATTAGATTGGAGTAG